AATTTGATGAGGCCAGAACCTGGTCAGCCAGGAAAAACATCCTGGAGTATATCAAATCAAAAAAATCAACTACTTCAGAAGAGCAATTATGGTTGAGAAATTACAAAGGCACAGCATTGGACCTGTTCAGTGATATTGGAAGTTTCTGTTCAAAATATTTTGATGAAGGAAGTTCAAATCACCAGATTATTGAAAGCTATATAAATGACTTAAAAGAGTTAAGCAACTCTACTACTTATGATATTCTCCAAAAGAAAGTAAGTCTCATTCGATTAAAATATTTAGGGAATAAACGCCCTATTGAAGAATACGAGGTCAGCATCTTAAAGGATATTGTAAACTTATGTCCTTATGAATATGGCAACGCAGTATATGAAGCCAGAATGATGCTTTCCAGTTCATACCCTGTGGTTGTAAATGAACAGAATTTGTGTGGTATTAAAGACCAAAATCCTGCAGAATACAAATTCAACGAGAAATCAGTTTTAGTATATCCTAATCCATCAAATAATGTACTTAAAATAAAATTGAATGGAAATCCCGAAAGATTAATATATAGGGGAAAAGTTATTGATCTATTTGGAAGACCTGTTATTGAATTCTCGATACAAGAAATGCTTGAAATTCCGGTTTCGGAATTGAATCCCGGTTTGTATTTGATAACCATTGGTTCTTATAAAGAAGCTAATACAAAAGTACTTGTCCAAAGATGAAAACCAAAATAGTAATTTGGCTATTACTGGGCTTAGCGACAAATGCATATTCCCAGAAAAAGCATGACTACAACTGGTTATTTGGCTACGGTACCGGTGTGCCTGACAGCTCAAGTCCATATGGTGGGATCATCATGTCGTTTAATGATGGACAAATTAGCTTTATACCGCAAGCCAGAGATTTTGAGTTTAATTTGCAGACAAATAGCTTTTCAGATGATTTTGGGGTTTTAATGTATATGTCGAATGGATGTTTTCTTGCAGATTCCGAAGCAAAAATATTGCCTAATGGAGATTCATTAGGTTATGGTAAAATATGGGGAGTAAATTGTCCAAAATATCAACCAGCTGCTCAAAGCTGCTTATTTATAAATTTTAGTAATAGTGAAGAATTGGTATTTTTTCAAACTATCTTGGATACCATAGGTAATGGTCAAAAAGCATTCCGAAAATGTATATATGAAAATATTATTGTACATTCTAATGATTCAGTAAAATCAAAGAATAAAATCATATTATATGATACAATATATGGAGGAGGATTTTCAGCTATACCTGTGGATAATAGCTATAAGAGTTGGTGGGGAATAGCACCTGCTCGTCATAATAATGAAATTTATACATTCTTATATACACAAAATGGTATAGAAAAAATAAACAAGCAATCAATTGGCAAGGAACATATAGCCTTAGGATCAGGTGGGGCGCAAGGTCTTTTCTCTCCCAATGGGAGACACTATGCTTTTTATAGTCCACTAAGCGGTCTGCAGGTTTTTGATTTTGATAGAACTACAGGATTATTAAGTAATTTTAGTTTTTATGAAATAGTCTATCCTTTCAATACAAGTGGTGGTTGTGCCTTTTCGCCCGATTCGCGATTTGTATACGTATCCAATCCTACAGAAGTCCTTCAGGTAGATCTGATGGAACAAGACAGTACAAAAGCAATCGACACGGTAGGCGTTTTTGATGATTTTTTTGATCCCTATCCGGCTACTTACATGCAGATGGCTCTTGGACCTGATTGCAGGATTTATATTACCGCAGGAGGTGGGAATCAATACTTACATGTGATTCTTTATCCAAACCGGAAAGGGAAAGACTGCCAATTAATCAACAGAGGTCTTAAGTTACCCACAAGGAACAGCCATGCTACGCCAAACTTCCCACATTACCGCGTCGACGAACCTTATCCATGCGACAGCACCATTCGAATTCAACTCAATACGGATGTAGATGAAGCTTTTAAGTTTAGGCAAGGTGAATTATTATTATACCCAAATCCGGCAAAGTCGGAGTTGATTGTCCAGGATATCCAAAACCTAATACCTGGAAAAGTAAATATCAGATTGTTTAGTATTCAAGGTCAATTGATCAGTGAAATGCAAACTGACAATGCAGGAGAAGAAATGAGAATCCCAGTTCTGAATTTAAATACTGGGATGTATATTATTCAACTAAGGAATGAAAAGGGCAGATATTGGATGTCGAAGTTTTTAAAGGATTGAAAAAGAGCTCTATTGTATTGAGTATGAAGACCAGGATAATTACATTAGTATGTTTCTTTAGTATTTGTATTCATGCACACTCCCAGAAAAAACACGACTACAACTGGTTATTCGGATATGGTAGTGGTATTCCGGATAGTACTAATCCGTTTGGGGGGATAATCATGTCATTTAACAAAAATAAGATTGAGTTTATACCTCAAGAAAGAGATTTTTGGTTCAATTACCAAACGAACAGTTATTCTGATGCATCAGGAAAGTTAAGTTTTATGTCAAATGGCTGTTCAATGGCAGATGAAAATGCACAAATAATTTTAAATGGTGATTCATGTGTTTAGAAAGAAATGTCTATCAATCGATTTTTCTTATAATAAGCAAACATTATATTGATATTTTTGACTAATATTATATTAGTTAAAATAAAATACAAAATAATCAGTATTAAATTTTGATTTATTGCTAATTACGCATATCTTTGGTAAATCAATCACCAAAAACGGAATTAATATGAAATCCTTACGTCCTTACGTCCTTACGTCCTTAGACTCAAAATTAAAAGCGTCACTGCGTTTTTAATAATCAACTTAATTCTTTTCTCTTGCTTGAATGTGCAGGCTCAGGAATCAAATAATTCTTCCGAATGTGAAAACTTCAATTCTTTTGCCTATGACTCTGCAATCTTTGATAGCACGCATTTGATTGCGCCGTTTGAAAATGGAATTCTATTTGTGGATTTATCTTCAAAAGATAGCCTTGAAATAATTATTGAGAGTCTGGGTCTGGATGCCAATACGAGCTTTGAATTATTGTTTACCGAAAATGATTTCCAGGATACTCTGTATTATTATTCAAGGTATCAACAGTTCTATAAAGGAATTAGGTTAGATGGCGGAGGATATACGGTCGAATATATCAGAAACCTAACAGATGATCCTGATAATCCTTGTGATAACATTTACTCCATTGCTCCAAGAATTTTGACTGAAATTTCAATAGATACGGCTGCAGATATTTCTTTGCAATCTGCACTAGAATATTTTGAAAGCGATACGCTTTATGATTCGGAATTGATCATCACTCATAATTTTTTAAATGAATGTGAATATTTGTTGGTCTGGAGAATTGCTTACAGCGATTCCGTGGGAGGTAATAAATGTATATTTATTGATGCCAATACAGGAGACTCACTCACTACCATCGATTTGAATGAATACATCGATGCGCCTACTATTACTTACGGCATTCAAAACTTAGAAAATCTTGAATCTGGTAATAATTATATTCTTAAGTCACCTGATCAAAGACTGCGAGTACTGGATTTTGATAACACAAGTACTGACCCACACCAGGGAAGGGGAGGCCCGGCCTATTTTCCAAATTGGAAAGACAAGCCATCTCCCTTCACATCAAATTCAAATACTTCGTGGGGTTCAGAAGCTACAACTTTAGCTTATCAGGCATTTTATGTTGTGGAGAAAGTACTACCCGAATTCGATGCATTAGGAATTGGTGAAGGGTTTAATGACGTTAGGATTGGAACTTTAACAAGTTATAATAATTCTTTTGCACAACCTTGGGATGATTTTCAGGCTATATATTTAGGCGGCAACGCCAATGGTGGCCCAACCGCATTATTTGATATTGCAGCCCACGAATTTGCTCATATCTATTTGCGTAAATTTTTATCTAGTGAAAAATTGGCTGCAGGTTCCTTGCATGAGGGATTGTGTGACATGATTGGAACTTATATAGAATCAAAGATACAATCCCTTGATTGGGCAATAGGAGATGATGATAATCGAACTAGACAAGAATATGATCGAAATCTGCAATCTCCCGGTACTGATTTTGACTGCTTTACTGAAGTAATAAATTTGACAAATGCTCATCTAAGAGGAAAACCTCTGGGTCATTGGTTTTATTTAATCAGCCAAGGCAAAACATCCCCGGTGATTCCGGCTCTGGGTTTGGATAAGTCCACAGAAATCGTTTTGGCATCGCTTAAAAACCTGGGGAACCTGAGTGATTACAAAGACCTTATGGAATCGACCTTAGCCTATGTATTGAAAAATTATGGCAGATGCTCAGATGAATTCAGGGCTGTGGCTCAATCCTGGGAGTTAATTTGTGTACCTACCGGATATGCAAATTCTGGAACCATACCTGATTGTTCTGCGAATATATGCCTAACAGGCAGCTCTATTATTTGCGAAGAATCCGATGCGTTTCAGCTTTGCGCCTGTGGTGCTTATCCAATGGGTTCCACCTTTAATTGGACGATAATAGGTCCAAAGAGTACCGAATATACTTCACAATTGGGAATGCAGGGAAATAGTCAAACCGGAGGCCAGTGTTTGACGATCACAGACATACCAAAGTATCCTTATTACCCGCAGTACATCAAAATTTCCATGTATTCGCCAACATTATGTGATGCAGGCATAAGGCCTTGTATAATATACAAGCTCCTTAAACTGGAAGACTGTAATAATGACGATCCGAATTGTGATTATTTTTCTGAGTTGTCGCGTAAAGAACATAAAACGAAGATTGGAATTCAAGCAACTTTATTTAAGGACAAGAAGGATGATTGTGCTTTATTAAGAGTTTATGATATTTATGGTCGTCTAATTTTTACAACTAACAATTGTTTAATTCAGGGACGGGAAATTCCGTATTCAGGAATTGCGATCTTTAGATTTTCATCAAAAGATGGCAGCTTATTAAAAGTTCAAAAGAGGTATTTGGTTTATGGCAAAAATATAAAATAGCCTTTCAACTATGCAATATTCTTTGTAATGAAAAACTTTAATATTTTGACTTTGTTTATTTTTTTTGTCAGCACTTGGTCCGGCAAGATACTTTCTCAAACATATATAGGTCCTGTGTTAGGTTATGATTTTCAAAAGGTTATTTCCACTCGGGATTTTATTAGATTAGACTTAAAAAATAAAGGATTTGGAAATGGAAGCCCTTTGATAGGAATAAAATTAAAGCAAATATTAATTAACCAGTTTTATCTTCAAATTTCTGCTGATTTTACCCATAAGCATGTCCGAGGTTTTCCTGATGGAGGATTTTTTCAAGATTTTCTTTACCATTATAACTATTATAAGAATCAGTTTTTATTTACCTATTATTGGAAAAAAAAATGGAAAATTGGTGGTGGGATAACATACAATATTGTTAATAAACTATATTATGAAGATCTTGAACGTGGCCACATGAGCAATAATAAGGTAAATTATACTGAAAAAGGATGGGTGTTTTTACTTGGGCTAAAATATAATAAATTTGAGTTTGAAGTTTATTATAATAATAGAATCGAAACTCCAATTAGCGGGGAAAACATTTATGGCTTTCACTTGCACCAAATTCAATCTTTAGGTCTGCGTGTGAGTTATGATTTTAAGATCTTCGATGCATGTAAGAAAAAGGAAAAACCTGAATTGCTACCGGTGAATAAGATGGCAATTGTTGAGTGACGATATTTTGGTCAACATAAAATAATTTACCTGAAACTGTGAATTAATTCAGTGAGGTTCAATATTTCAATTCCTAAGATTGATTGAAAAAATAACAATAAAAGGGCAGATAAGATGATTAATTCAAGACACCACTTCAAAGTTGCCTTAAAACTGTAATGAATAACTTAAAAAATCTGGTTTTGTTGTTTATTTTTTTCATGTCATGTTCTAGTCATATTTTTTCCCAAACATATTTGAGTCCCGTCGTAGGTTATGATTTTCAAAAGTTGCTTCCGCCCCATTAAATTTTATTGACCTAGATTTTAAAAATAAAGGATTTGAAAATTCCAGCCCTTTGATAGGTGTCAATTTAAAGCAAAAACTGATTAACAAGTTATACTTTCAAGTTACCAGCGATTTCAACCATAAACACGTCCAGAGCTTTTTTTAAGGAGCGTTTTTTCAAGATTTAATCTTTCATTATAACTATGTAAGGAATAACTTCTTCCTTACATATTATTGGAAAAGCAAATGGAAGGTAGATGTAGGCGTGACATACAATATCGTAAACAATCTTTATTATGAAGATGAAGAAAACAATTACACGAGTGATCTAAGATATAATTATTCTGAAAAAGGTGTGATGTTCATGCTTGGATGGAAATATAATAAGTTTGAATTTGAGGCTTATTATTCTAAAAGGCTGGGTACACCTCTATTAGTAGGCGGAACAATTTATGGTTATGAGTTGCATCAGATTCAATCTTTAGGTCTGCGGTTAAGTTATGACTTTAAGATCTTCGACAGATGCAAGAAAAAGGAAATGCCTGAATTACCGGCGGCAAATAAAATGGCAGTTGTGGACTGAAGTCAGAATAGCATAACCATCAAAGTGTAAATCTATTTGCTAAATATGCACAGGGTCAATTCATGTTTGATACTTGTAAGTAAAACACAGGTGAGTAAATCCCAATTTAGTTTAGTAAATTTAAAAGGGGTATAAATTTTATACATATGCGCAATGTGCAGGGAGGGTATTGGCTTGGAAAATTTGTAAAGGAGTGAGATGAGCAGGACTCCTGACCCCCTTGATCCCCCTTTTTCCCTACTTTTGCTTCCCACAATTTCATACCATGAAATACAGCGCTGCCGAAATCAAGGAATTCAACAATCAGACCCGCGAATTTTTGCAGAACCCGTCTGTTACAAACCGTTCTGCTTTGGATCAGTTGAGAGAGTTGATCCGTTTTCACGAATGGCAGTATTATGCCCAGGATAACCCGCTGATTAGCGATTATGAATACGATCAATTGTATAAATTGCTGGAACGGGTTGAATCAGATCATCCGGATTGGTTTGATGCAGATTCTCCAACGCAAAGGGTGTCGAGCGACCTCACCGAGAAGTTCGAAACAGTAACACACCTTACCCCCATGCTTTCTCTCGAAAACTCCTATAAATTAGAAGACCTGGAAGCCTTTGATGCCCGGGTTCGAAAACTATGTGAGTTAAGTGATCAGAATGCGCTTGAATATTTTGCAGAACCCAAATTTGACGGGGGTAGTATTGCTCTGGTTTATGAGAACGATACCCTGGTCAGGGCCGCCACGCGCGGCGATGGTGCACAAGGGGATGAGATCACCCGAAATGCCCGAACCATGAAATCTGTACCTCTGCATGCAGCCTTTTCCAAATTCGGTTTGCACCGTGTAGAATTGCGCGGAGAGGCTGTACTCAGTCATAAAAAATTTGCGCTAATCAACCAACAAAGAGAATCGGATGGACTGAGTTTATTGGCCAATCCCCGGAATGCAGCTACCGGTGTGCTTCGCGTGAAAGATCCCGCTGAGACGGCTGCACGCGGTTTGGATGTCTTCATCTTTCAACTCTCCTTCGCAGAAGACAAGGATGGAAATCCGGCCATGAACAAAAGAGCTTCACATTCCGATTGGATGCAGTTGCTGGATCAGTTAGGTTTTAAAGTAGCCCTTGGCGACCGCAAAGTATGTGCTTCCATCTACGAAGTGGAGGCATTCGTTCAACAATGGGCCGAGCGGCGAGATCATTATACTTATGATATTGACGGGGTCGTTGTAAAAATCAACGATCTTTCCATTCAGGAACGCTGTGGTTACACAGCGCACCATCCGCGCTGGGCAGTGGCCTATAAGTTTCAGGCCAAACAAGCTACTTCTGTGTTGAAAGATGTGGAGTTCCAGGTCGGAAAAATCGGGTCCATTACTCCGGTTGCAAAAATTGAACCCGTCCCACTCGCCGGGGTTACGGTGAGCTCCGTATCCTTGCACAACGAAGATTTTATCCGGCAACGTGACATACATTATGGCGATACAGTTTTGGTAGAAAGGGCAGGTGATGTCATCCCTTATATCGTCAAAGCATTTCCCGAATTGCGAACCGGTAATGAAAAGCCAATTCAATTTCCAAAAAATTGCCCCGTTTGTGAAACGCCATTGGTTCGCGAAGAAGACGAAGCTGCCTGGCGTTGTCCGAATTTCCAGTGCGAAGCTCAGAAAGTGCAGCGATTGATTCATCACGTTTCCAAAGATGCCATGGATATCGACGGACTCGGAAAATCATTGGTTGAAAGATTTTATGAATTGGGCTGGCTCAATGATATGTCGGATATCTACAATCTCGACTATGAAGCCATTTCCCAATTGGAAGGAATGGGTGAAAAATCAGCAGCAAAACTCAGTAAATCCATTGAATCGGCAAAAAGCCGACCATTATACAGGCTTTTGCACGGACTATGCATCCACCACCTGGGTAAAAAAGTGTCTAAACTTATCGCCGAGCACCTCAGCTATCTTCCCGATCTAAAAAATTGGGACCTCGAACGCTTTACTGCCATCAAAGATGTAGGCCCGGTAGTTGGGCAAAATGTAATCCAATTTTTTCAGGAGCCCGATAATCTAAGAATGATCGACAGAATGGAACACCTAGGTGTTAACATGCGGCAGACCGATGATGACAGGCCCCGGATGAGCGATGAAAATGCGGTTTTGGCGGGCAAAACCATACTGTTTACAGGGACTTTGACGCAATTGGGAAGAAAAGAAGCGCAGGATTTGGCGGAGAAAAACGGGGCGAAATTACTTTCAGCAGTATCTTCCAATCTTAACATTCTCGTGGTAGGTGAGGATGCTGGGTCAAAGCTTTCTAAAGCCCAAAAGCTTGGTACGGTCGAAATCTGGACGGAAGAAGAGTTTCTTTCCAAAATTCAGTCATAATTTTAAGAAGAATAGCAAACGTTTAAAACTTTATAACGTTATATCTTGATAACCATTTTAGTGAAGGTCAAACGATGAAAAAAATACTAAGTTTTCTCTTTTTATGCAGTGTATGCATATACCATCTAAACGCCCAAAGCGCTTATTGGAAACCCCTGACGGCAAATTTTGCTTCCAGGGCTGGCAGTGATTGGAATAAAGTAAAGGTCACTAGCTATTTTCAACTCGATCGCCAGAAGTATGCACAACATTTAATAAATCTTTCGAATGCGGCCGGTCAAGGTGAATTTAATCTGGAACTACCTATGCCAGAAGGTGTTTGGAAGACTTTCAGGGTCAAAGAATCTCCTGTTATGGAAGCCGAACTGGCTGCTAAATTTCCGGAAATTAAAACTTATGCGGGCCATCATGGCGAATTGTACATGAGAATGTCCATTTCTCCCTACAGTTTCCAGGTTTACATCCTCACCCCTGAAGGAGATGTGATCATCGATGCACCCGACAGAAATCGCGATGTGTATGCCATGTTCAAAGGATCTGACATTCAGTTTGACGAAGCATTCAACTTAAGTTGTGGAACCAAAGACATAGATGCATTAGATAAATCTGAAGAACGCACGCACGAAAAATCTTTGCAACCGAGAAGTCCGCAGGGAGCACCCGTGAATTTGAGAACCTACAGACTAGCATTGGCTTGCACCGCTGAATGGGCTCTGGATGGTGGTCGTGGCGGTGGTAGCGTACCTACAGCTTTGGATAAAATGGTCGCTTCCTTATCTTACATCAATGCCGTTTACGAAAAGGATGTAGCAGTGCATATGAATCTTGTAGCCAACAATGATAAACTTATATTTCTCGATCCAACTTCTGATCCTTATGGCAATCCAACTTCCGGAGGCGCTTGTTTAGGCCAAAATACGGATGTAGTAACCGATGTGATCGGTAGAGCTGCTTATGATATTGGCCACGTTTTTACCAATACCTGCACAGATGTGGGGGGAGTGGCATTCTTAGCTTCTGTTTGTAATGCCAACAAGGGTGGCGGAGTAACCTGTTGGTACAACACGGATATTGCCTATGTCACACAAAGGATAGCCTGCCATGAAATGGGACACCAATTCAGCGCTTCTCATACCTTTTCGAATTGTAATGGAAATGAATCCGGAACTTCCTATGAGCCGGGCAGCGGTACCAGTATCATGTCCTATAGTGGTTTATGCGGAGCCGGATTAAACGTGGAGACCGGAAATCTGCCACATCCCAATTATTTTCACACGAATTCAGTTGAGAGAATTTATACCTACACGAGAACCGGCGATGGAAGCCGCTGTGGAGTTCAATCTGCCACAAGTAATAGTTTTCCGGATGCTGAGATTTTATTTCCTGCCGGACTTTATATTCCAATACGAACGCCCTTTCAGTTGAAAGGTAGTGCAACGGATATGGAAAATGATAACCTCACTTACAACTGGGAACAATACGATGCCGGTGGTTATGGTATGGTTTTAGGAGAACCCTTGCTCGACGTCGAAGGCCCATTATTTAAGTCAGTATTTCCCGGAAACAATCCCAATAGAATCGTTCCTGTGTGGAATACAATTTTGACCAGAGCCAATTTTGAAAGAACAGAAGTTTTACCTACGGTAAATCGCAAAATCACTTTTAGATATAACGTTCGCGATAACCATCCCGGTTCGGGAGCAACAACAACCAAACAAACGCATTTCTTTGCTATAGATTCTGCCGGACCTTTTAAGGTAAGTTTTCCAAACCTCACAACGGATATCCTTTATGCCGGCAAATGCAATCTCATAAGATGGGATGTGGCCAATACACATAAAGCTCCTGTGTCTTGTAAGAAAGTCAATATCTATCTGATGCCGAATCGCACCAATCCAAATGTGATGATTCCACTTCTCATGGATACCGAAAACGATGGCGATGCATTTGTCGAAATCCCCGATAGCCTGGTAGGAATGATTCGCTCCAGAATTCTGGTTGAATCTGCAGATAATATTTTCTTTGATGTTTCAGATGGTGATATCAGAATCTTTGCCGCAAATAATGTCAATAAAATTCAATTTGGTGTTGCCCCTTCTACATTTGTATTTTGCATACCTGATAAAATTGATTTAAATATTCAGGCCTGTGCTTTTGGCAACAATTCCGGAAAACTGAGACTCATGATTAGCGGTGGTCTGCCAGCTGGTGCAGTTTACCAATTTGAAAATGATGACTTGCCTTTGATAGGAAATACCAAACTTCAACTTGACTTCAGCAATGTAGCCGAAAGTGGCGTTTACCAATTTGAAGTATGGGCCATCACAGAAACAGGTGATACCTTGAGAGAAACCATTGAAATGGATTTGATCAATGTGAATTTTTCAGATCTCAAAACCATTTCTCCGGCCAGTGGACTGGCAGGTTTGCCGCAATCGCTTGAGTTTAAATGGACAGCTGCTAAAAATGCCTTGAGTTATCGCCTCGAAATTGCAAGTTCACCATCGTTTGGGGCTTCTCTGATTTATAGTCTTGACGGTATCAAAGACACCGTCATTACTCCGAATGTTTTCTTCAATGAAAGTACTTTACTTTATTGGAGAATTATTCCGGTAAACCGCTGTGGACTGGGTTCCCCCAGTACCCCTTCGCCATTCCAAACGGTCAATAAAAAATGCGAGTTGACAGATTACCCCGGCAACGTATTGGTGCGCAGTGCTAATAAAACAGGTTACATGCCTGTACCCATCAGAGGGTCGGGAATTATCAGCGATGTCAATGTCAATGATTTGTTTGCCAACGCTATTGGTGTCAACAGTATCACCCTAACACTCGTTAGTCCGCAGGGTACCCGCGTCAAATTATTTGACCGCAACTGTGGGGTCACGGATTTGTTCGATTGTTCGTTCGATGATGAAGGTTTGCTCAATACCATGAATGGTTGTCCGCCTTCGCAGAAAAAAATAATCAAGCCATTGGAAGCTTTAAACAAATTTAATGGTGAAGACAAAATAGGAGACTGGACCCTTGAGGTTGTTACAGACAGATTCCTCAGTGGACAGGCGAATTTTTACGGATTTAAATTAGACATCTGCTCTGAGATTAAAGTCAACAATCCGTTTTTAATTTCAAATCTTGGACTGCAGATGAATCAAGGCGAATTGCGCAATATTGGTCAGGATAAATTGGAATCTGCTGATACGGGTAATACTGCGACAGAATTGATTTATACAATCGTAGTGATTCCTCAAAAAGGCGATCTCATGTTGAATGGAGTAAAATTGGATTACGGTTCAAAATTTACGCAAAAAGACATCAATGATGGCCGCTTGAGTTATAAACATACAGGTGCTCCAATGGAGACCGATGGATTTTTATTTATTGTCGAAGATGGAACCGGTGGTTGGTTTGGAACCGATTTTTTCAAAATTCAGATTGGTCCGCTTGGCACACAGGATGAACAAATTTTTGAATTTAATGTATTTCCAAATCCGGCAAAAAATAGTGTTCAGTTGAGCTTTTCAGAATCATTGGATAAAGATGCACAGCTCAGCGTTTTTGATTTGAGCGGTAAAATGTGGATAAAACAACCTCTGGAATCACGAAGAGCTGAACTCATTGATATTTCAGCCTTACACGATGGTATTTATATATTCCAGATTCGTTCCGGAAAACAATTCAAAACAGCTAAGTTGGTAGTACAGAGATAGGCTCGGATGTTATTTCTTTGAATAAATATTAACGCATTGTGCTCTTAAAATACCAAAGCGAATTCGGTTTTTCAGAAATATATAGCATTGCCGATAACAAGGTTTTGCAGCTTGGCGAAGTGGCGGATTTTGAAGCACTTACTTTCAATTTAGCACTAATGTTCATTTGAAAACCAAATGTTCAATTTAGCACTGAACCCACCATTTTGCCAAACTGTTGTTGTTATAGCCAGTTTTTATTGTCTTATGTTATTTAATTCGGTTTCTAATAATGTTTTTGCACTCTGTTCTGTAGTGGATAGCGCACCATTCAGTAAATTATTATTTTCATAAGGGTCATTTACCAAATTATACATTTCATTACCAGAATTTTTAATTAATAATTTGTATGTGCCATTACTAATTGTCCACAACTCATCAGTTCCGTCTTTTAGTTCTGAATATTGATAATTCCGAATACTGCTAGATTGAGAAAATAAAGATTTAAAACTTTTACTATCGTGATATTCATTTCCATTTACACCTGCAATTTGGGCAATAGTTGCAAAGAGGTCAGTTCCTACCAATAACTGATTGTCTGTTCCATTTCTGAAAACTCCTTTTCCTGAAACAAATAAAGGCGTGTTTATACCGCCTTGATATAAAGTGTTTTTTACTTTTGTACTTGAATATGGGCTTTGAGCTACAAGATTTGTTGTGCCATTATCTCCCATAAAAATAATAACTGTGTTTTCTTTTTCATCAGCAGGAATATTTGCTAAAAAACGCCCAATTTGATAATCCATAGCTTCTATGGAAGCTATAAAATAAGGAGTTGCATCCATACCGTTAGTGTATGCAGGCAAGTTTCCTTGACTGTGCATATTGCTTGGCGGAAC
The genomic region above belongs to Saprospiraceae bacterium and contains:
- a CDS encoding T9SS type A sorting domain-containing protein, which produces MKKILSFLFLCSVCIYHLNAQSAYWKPLTANFASRAGSDWNKVKVTSYFQLDRQKYAQHLINLSNAAGQGEFNLELPMPEGVWKTFRVKESPVMEAELAAKFPEIKTYAGHHGELYMRMSISPYSFQVYILTPEGDVIIDAPDRNRDVYAMFKGSDIQFDEAFNLSCGTKDIDALDKSEERTHEKSLQPRSPQGAPVNLRTYRLALACTAEWALDGGRGGGSVPTALDKMVASLSYINAVYEKDVAVHMNLVANNDKLIFLDPTSDPYGNPTSGGACLGQNTDVVTDVIGRAAYDIGHVFTNTCTDVGGVAFLASVCNANKGGGVTCWYNTDIAYVTQRIACHEMGHQFSASHTFSNCNGNESGTSYEPGSGTSIMSYSGLCGAGLNVETGNLPHPNYFHTNSVERIYTYTRTGDGSRCGVQSATSNSFPDAEILFPAGLYIPIRTPFQLKGSATDMENDNLTYNWEQYDAGGYGMVLGEPLLDVEGPLFKSVFPGNNPNRIVPVWNTILTRANFERTEVLPTVNRKITFRYNVRDNHPGSGATTTKQTHFFAIDSAGPFKVSFPNLTTDILYAGKCNLIRWDVANTHKAPVSCKKVNIYLMPNRTNPNVMIPLLMDTENDGDAFVEIPDSLVGMIRSRILVESADNIFFDVSDGDIRIFAANNVNKIQFGVAPSTFVFCIPDKIDLNIQACAFGNNSGKLRLMISGGLPAGAVYQFENDDLPLIGNTKLQLDFSNVAESGVYQFEVWAITETGDTLRETIEMDLINVNFSDLKTISPASGLAGLPQSLEFKWTAAKNALSYRLEIASSPSFGASLIYSLDGIKDTVITPNVFFNESTLLYWRIIPVNRCGLGSPSTPSPFQTVNKKCELTDYPGNVLVRSANKTGYMPVPIRGSGIISDVNVNDLFANAIGVNSITLTLVSPQGTRVKLFDRNCGVTDLFDCSFDDEGLLNTMNGCPPSQKKIIKPLEALNKFNGEDKIGDWTLEVVTDRFLSGQANFYGFKLDICSEIKVNNPFLISNLGLQMNQGELRNIGQDKLESADTGNTATELIYTIVVIPQKGDLMLNGVKLDYGSKFTQKDINDGRLSYKHTGAPMETDGFLFIVEDGTGGWFGTDFFKIQIGPLGTQDEQIFEFNVFPNPAKNSVQLSFSESLDKDAQLSVFDLSGKMWIKQPLESRRAELIDISALHDGIYIFQIRSGKQFKTAKLVVQR